One Paroedura picta isolate Pp20150507F chromosome 16, Ppicta_v3.0, whole genome shotgun sequence genomic region harbors:
- the LOC143826565 gene encoding histone H2B-like has product MESAPPKQPVPPATGDFGAAFLAIDQGSSCESCCMEIRSLVLNVWNSIMPEPGQEETVQIVALDHSFHIGWDKCEGYSIYMYKVLKQVHPDTGISSKALSIMNSFVNDIFERIAGEASRLAHYNKRSTITSREIQTAVRLLLPGELAKHAVSEGTKAATKYTSSK; this is encoded by the exons aTGGAGTCTGCCCCCCCGAAGCAGCCTGTTCCACCTGCCACTGGGGACTTTGGGGCGGCTTTTCTAGCCATCGACCAGGGCTCCTCTTGCGAATCCTGCTGCATG GAAATTCGCTCCCTGGTGCTCAATGTGTGGAACTCCATCATGCCGGAGCCGGGCCAAGAGGAGACGGTGCAGATTGTTGCCTTGGACCACAGCTTCCACATCGGCTGGGACAAGTGTGAG ggctACTCGATCTACATGTACAAGGTGCTGAAGCAGGTGCACCCGGACACGGgcatctcctccaaggccttgagCATCATGAACTCCTTCGTGAACGACATCTTCGAGCGCATCGCCGGCGAGGCCTCCCGCCTGGCGCACTACAACAAGCGCTCCACCATCACCTCCCGCGAGATCCAGACCGCCGTGCGCCTCCTCCTGCCCGGCGAGCTGGCCAAGCACGCCGTCTCCGAGGGCACCAAGGCCGCCACCAAGTACACCAGCTCCAAGTAA